The Phocoena phocoena chromosome 4, mPhoPho1.1, whole genome shotgun sequence genome contains a region encoding:
- the GPR160 gene encoding probable G-protein coupled receptor 160, which yields MTALTSENCSFQYQLHQTNQPLDGNCLLFLITLGKILLNILTLGMRRKNTHQNFMEYFCISLAFTDLLLLVNTSIISYFRDFVLLGIRFTKYHICLFTQIISFTYGFLHYPVFLIACIDYYLNFCKATKLPFKYQKVLYFFAVILIWISVLTYVLGDPAIYQSLKVQNVYSYHQCPFYISIQSYWLSFSMVMILFMAFITSWSEVITLVQAVRITSYMNETVLYFPFSSHCSYTVSSKKTLLPKLIICFLGTWLPFVLLQIIILLLKVQIPAYIEMNIPWLYFVNSFLIATVFWFNCHKLNFRNMALPVDPFVNWKCCFIPLTIHNLEQIEKPISVIIC from the coding sequence atgactgCTCTTACTTCAGAGAACTGCTCTTttcagtaccagctacatcaaaCAAATCAGCCCCTAGATGGTAACTGTCTGTTATTCTTGATTACACTtgggaaaatattattaaatatcctCACACtaggaatgagaagaaaaaacacCCATCAAAATTTTATGGAATATTTTTGCATTTCACTAGCATTTACTGATCTTCTACTTTTGGTGAATACTTCCATTATATCCTATTTCAGGGATTTTGTACTTTTAGGCATTAGGTTTACTAAATACCACATCTGCCTATTTactcaaattatttcttttacttacGGCTTTTTGCATTATCCAGTTTTTCTGATAGCTTGTATAGATTATTACCTGAATTTCTGTAAAGCCACCAAGCTTCCATTTAAGTATCAAAAAGTACTTTATTTCTTTGCAGttattttaatttggatttcAGTCCTTACTTATGTTTTGGGAGATCCAGCTATCTACCAAAGCCTGAAGGTACAGAATGTTTATTCTTATCATCAGTGTCCTTTCTACATCAGCATTCAGAGTTACTGGCTGTCATTTTCCATGGTGATGATTTTATTTATGGCTTTTATAACCTCTTGGTCAGAAGTTATTACCTTGGTACAGGCTGTTAGGATAACTTCCTATATGAATGAGACTGTCctatattttcccttttcatccCACTGTAGTTATACTGTGAGCTCTAAAAAAACACTCTTGCCCAAgttgattatctgttttcttGGTACCTGGTTACCATTTGTACTACTTCAAATAATTATCCTTTTACTTAAAGTACAGATTCCAGCGTACATCGAGATGAACATTCCGTGGTTGTACTTTGTCAATAGTTTTCTCATTGCTACAGTTTTTTGGTTTAATTGTCACAAACTTAATTTTAGAAACATGGCATTACCTGTGGATCCATTTGTCAACTGGAAATGCTGCTTCATTCCACTCACAATTCATAATCTTGAGCAGATTGAAAAGCCTATATCAGTAATAATTTGTTGA